Proteins from one Mus caroli chromosome 3, CAROLI_EIJ_v1.1, whole genome shotgun sequence genomic window:
- the LOC110291409 gene encoding glutathione S-transferase Mu 2-like isoform X1, translated as MPMTLGYWDIRGLGQAIRLLLEYTDSSYEEKRYAMGDAPDYDRSQWLNEKFKLGLDFPNLPYLIDGSHKITQSNAILRYLGRKHHMCGETEEERIRMDVLENQAVDTRRQLAMVCYSPEFEKRKPEYLEGLPDKMKLYSEFLGKQPWFAGDKITYVDFLVYDVLDKHRMFEPKCLDAFPNLMDFVARFEALEKISAYMKSSHFLTGPMYLKMAHWGNK; from the exons ATGCCTATGACTCTGGGTTACTGGGACATCCGTGGG TTGGGTCAAGCCATTCGCCTGCTCCTGGAATATACAGATTCAAGCTATGAGGAGAAGAGATACGCCATGGGAGATG CTCCTGACTATGACCGAAGCCAATGGCTGAATGAGAAATTCAAGCTAGGCCTGGACTTTCCCAAT CTGCCATATTTAATTGATGGATCACACAAGATCACCCAGAGCAATGCCATCCTGCGCTACCTTGGCCGGAAGCACCACATGT gtggagagacagaggaggagaggattCGTATGGACGTTTTGGAGAACCAGGCCGTGGACACTCGGAGGCAGCTTGCAATGGTCTGCTACAGCCCTGAGTTT GAGAAACGGAAGCCAGAGTACTTAGAGGGTCTCCCTGACAAGATGAAGCTCTACTCTGAGTTCCTGGGCAAGCAGCCATGGTTTGCAGGGGACAAG ATTACCTATGTGGACTTCCTTGTTTATGATGTCCTTGATAAGCACCGTATGTTTGAGCCCAAGTGCCTGGACGCCTTCCCAAACCTGATGGACTTCGTGGCCCGCTTTGAG GCTCTGGAGAAGATCTCTGCCTACATGAAGTCCAGCCACTTCCTTACAGGCCCCATGTATTTGAAGATGGCCCACTGGGGTAATAAGTAG
- the LOC110291409 gene encoding glutathione S-transferase Mu 2-like isoform X2, giving the protein MGDAPDYDRSQWLNEKFKLGLDFPNLPYLIDGSHKITQSNAILRYLGRKHHMCGETEEERIRMDVLENQAVDTRRQLAMVCYSPEFEKRKPEYLEGLPDKMKLYSEFLGKQPWFAGDKITYVDFLVYDVLDKHRMFEPKCLDAFPNLMDFVARFEALEKISAYMKSSHFLTGPMYLKMAHWGNK; this is encoded by the exons ATGGGAGATG CTCCTGACTATGACCGAAGCCAATGGCTGAATGAGAAATTCAAGCTAGGCCTGGACTTTCCCAAT CTGCCATATTTAATTGATGGATCACACAAGATCACCCAGAGCAATGCCATCCTGCGCTACCTTGGCCGGAAGCACCACATGT gtggagagacagaggaggagaggattCGTATGGACGTTTTGGAGAACCAGGCCGTGGACACTCGGAGGCAGCTTGCAATGGTCTGCTACAGCCCTGAGTTT GAGAAACGGAAGCCAGAGTACTTAGAGGGTCTCCCTGACAAGATGAAGCTCTACTCTGAGTTCCTGGGCAAGCAGCCATGGTTTGCAGGGGACAAG ATTACCTATGTGGACTTCCTTGTTTATGATGTCCTTGATAAGCACCGTATGTTTGAGCCCAAGTGCCTGGACGCCTTCCCAAACCTGATGGACTTCGTGGCCCGCTTTGAG GCTCTGGAGAAGATCTCTGCCTACATGAAGTCCAGCCACTTCCTTACAGGCCCCATGTATTTGAAGATGGCCCACTGGGGTAATAAGTAG